In Balearica regulorum gibbericeps isolate bBalReg1 chromosome 2, bBalReg1.pri, whole genome shotgun sequence, one DNA window encodes the following:
- the POLR1F gene encoding DNA-directed RNA polymerase I subunit RPA43: MAVAGEPPPLAPALPAAAIPSFAVARGLVGRRYSCLVVAPHRRHVALAPRYLGRKRTGIRAQLDAELLRYSESLQGVPVAYDNIKVVGELGDIYDDQGFIHLNIEADFVIFSPKKGKKLVGVINKVAPSHIGCLIHGCFNASIPKPEQMSIVQWQELGLKIGDELKFQVLHLDSDAAGVFFIRGGLTKSSMQPKQSEAVTGSANADEIQKLDHPENGLNDSGGDNVTEEPLGETGNTGRENAEEQSVDPVNGLCDDDKSKKKKKKKKHKQEQQEHALPTSDSSGYQSDHKKSKKKKRKHCDEVEDSELSQLSQEPKAKKKRD; the protein is encoded by the exons ATGGCTGTGGCGGGGGAGCCGCCGCCGCTCGCCCCCGCGCTGCCTGCCGCCGCCATCCCCTCCTTCGCTGTGGCCCGCGGCCTGGTGGGGCGCCGCTACTCGTGCCTGGTGGTGGCGCCGCACCGCAGGCACGTCGCGTTGGCGCCGCGCTACCTGGGCCGCAAGCGCACCGGTATCCGCGCCCAGCTCGACGCCGAGCTCCTGCGTTACTCGGAAAG CCTTCAGGGTGTGCCGGTGGCTTACGACAACATCAAAGTGGTGGGTGAGCTCGGGGACATTTACGACGACCAAGGGTTCATCCACCTGAACATCGAGGCGGATTTCGTCATCTTCAGCcccaagaaagggaaaaaactggTG GGTGTAATTAATAAAGTGGCCCCTAGTCATATTGGCTGCCTGATACATGGATGCTTCAATGCTTCTATCCCTAAACCTGAACAAATGTCGATTGTACAGTGGCAAGAGCTGGGGTTAAAAATAGGGGATGAACTGAAATTTCAAGTATTGCACTTGGATTCTGATGCAGCTGGAGTGTTCTTCATTCGAGGAGGACTCACTAAAAGCAG CATGCAGCCCAAACAATCTGAGGCCGTCACTGGCAGTGCAAATGCAGATGAAATTCAAAAGCTTGACCACCCGGAAAATGGCTTGAATGACTCTGGGGGAGATAATGTTACAGAGGAGCCTCTAGGTGAGACGGGTAATACTGGGagggaaaatgcagaagagcaaAGTGTTGATCCTGTGAATGGATTATGTGATGATGATAAAagcaagaagaagaagaaaaagaaaaagcataagcAAGAACAACAGGAACATGCATTGCCTACCAGTGACTCCAGTGGTTACCAAAGTGACCataaaaagtcaaagaaaaagaaaagaaagcattgcgATGAAGTTGAAGACAGTGAATTATCTCAGCTGTCACAAGAACCcaaagctaaaaagaaaagggacTAA